One Deinococcus sp. LM3 genomic region harbors:
- a CDS encoding ABC-F family ATP-binding cassette domain-containing protein, with product MSVPSTLITASGLSVLYGERAVLSGVDLSVTAGERVALLGRNGAGKTTLLRVLTGERAPDDGEVWRAEGLRVAVLAQHHAHPPGLSVRALLDAAHPYRELEADLLALEADLGDPDTLERWTALHARLDDLDAFRWPARAARVLGMLDLTRFLGREAATLSGGERTRLALALALAREPDLLVLDEPTNHLDIRMREWLEGWLRDFRGGVLLTSHDRDFLDGVATRSVWLDAGEATPYAGGYSRARAQRDLERRTQSRAARLGEREAGRLAGSVDTLDRWGRRSRALKSRAERVAVPEAPLPERQIRMRLLAGTAKAPLVAWGEYLSKGYAGQPVLHGAAFRLRQGDRVALMGANGTGKTTLMRLLSGELHPDPPGRDPDTGLPLPGPLLRVAGGVTVASLDQTWHGLTPGEGLHAQFERRFGRQATTLLGRAGFSAADWPKTPEVLSGGERARAGLALVSGLRADLLLLDEPTNHLDVDALLALEGAVQAYAGAVVIVTHDRRFAREVATRLWVIEDATLREVGGWGSREYRDPAATLQGDPPPPPPAPTPRQRLAPLEARLGSLRAELDRPPGTLTGREEARVRAQAHELQQSLYALYAQVWHEAQYDTQVREPPLTVRAQRLGEEAGEGGGMFWAAQDPTCPHLAWDGHTLRWNGTPPAWFGAALLGGTLRILFERWNVGRVQLGDGGPVLTRRAYFGRLGLIGGT from the coding sequence GTGTCTGTGCCTTCCACCCTGATCACCGCGTCCGGCCTGAGCGTCCTGTACGGCGAGCGGGCCGTGCTGAGCGGCGTGGACCTGAGCGTGACGGCCGGTGAGCGCGTGGCGCTGCTGGGCCGCAACGGGGCGGGCAAGACGACGCTGCTGCGCGTTCTGACCGGCGAGCGCGCCCCGGATGACGGGGAGGTCTGGCGCGCGGAGGGGCTGCGGGTGGCGGTGCTGGCGCAGCATCACGCGCACCCGCCGGGCCTGAGCGTGCGCGCCCTGTTGGACGCCGCGCACCCCTACCGGGAGCTGGAGGCCGACCTGCTGGCGCTGGAGGCGGACCTGGGCGACCCGGACACCCTGGAACGCTGGACGGCGCTGCACGCCCGCCTGGACGACCTGGACGCCTTCCGCTGGCCGGCGCGGGCGGCGCGGGTGCTGGGCATGCTGGACCTCACGCGCTTCCTGGGGCGCGAGGCAGCCACCCTGTCCGGCGGGGAACGCACCCGACTGGCGCTGGCGCTGGCCCTGGCCAGGGAACCGGACCTGCTGGTGCTGGACGAACCCACCAACCACCTCGACATCCGCATGCGCGAGTGGCTGGAAGGCTGGTTGCGGGACTTCCGGGGCGGCGTGCTGCTCACCAGTCACGACCGCGACTTCCTGGATGGCGTGGCGACCCGCAGCGTGTGGCTGGACGCGGGCGAGGCGACCCCGTACGCGGGCGGGTACTCGCGGGCGCGGGCGCAGCGGGACCTGGAGCGGCGCACGCAGTCCCGCGCGGCCCGCCTGGGCGAACGGGAGGCCGGGCGGCTGGCGGGCAGCGTGGACACCCTGGACCGCTGGGGCCGCCGCTCGCGCGCCCTGAAGAGCCGCGCCGAGCGGGTCGCGGTGCCCGAGGCGCCCCTGCCGGAACGGCAGATCCGGATGCGTCTGCTGGCCGGCACGGCAAAAGCGCCGCTGGTCGCGTGGGGCGAGTACCTGAGCAAGGGGTACGCCGGGCAGCCCGTCCTGCACGGCGCGGCCTTCCGGCTGCGGCAGGGCGACCGCGTGGCCCTGATGGGCGCCAACGGCACCGGCAAGACCACCCTGATGCGCCTGCTATCCGGCGAACTGCACCCGGACCCGCCGGGCCGCGACCCGGACACCGGGCTGCCGCTGCCGGGGCCGCTGCTGCGCGTGGCGGGCGGCGTGACGGTCGCCAGTCTCGACCAGACCTGGCATGGCCTGACACCCGGCGAGGGCCTGCACGCGCAGTTCGAGCGGCGGTTCGGGCGGCAGGCGACCACGCTGCTGGGCCGCGCGGGCTTCAGCGCCGCCGACTGGCCCAAAACGCCCGAGGTGCTGTCCGGCGGGGAACGCGCCCGCGCCGGACTGGCGCTCGTCAGCGGCCTGCGCGCCGACCTGCTGCTGCTGGACGAACCCACCAACCACCTGGACGTGGACGCCCTGCTGGCCCTGGAGGGCGCGGTGCAGGCGTACGCGGGCGCGGTCGTGATCGTCACGCACGACCGCCGCTTCGCGCGGGAGGTCGCCACGAGGTTGTGGGTGATCGAGGACGCCACGCTGCGCGAGGTGGGCGGCTGGGGCAGCCGCGAGTACCGCGACCCGGCCGCCACCCTGCAGGGCGACCCGCCGCCCCCACCGCCCGCGCCCACGCCCCGGCAACGCCTCGCCCCGCTGGAGGCGCGGCTGGGCAGCCTGCGCGCCGAACTGGACCGCCCGCCCGGTACCCTGACCGGCCGCGAGGAAGCCCGCGTGCGCGCCCAGGCGCACGAACTGCAGCAGAGCCTGTACGCCCTGTACGCGCAGGTGTGGCACGAGGCGCAGTACGACACCCAGGTCCGCGAGCCGCCCCTGACCGTGCGCGCCCAGCGCCTCGGGGAGGAGGCGGGCGAGGGGGGTGGCATGTTCTGGGCCGCGCAGGACCCCACCTGCCCGCACCTCGCCTGGGACGGCCACACCCTGCGCTGGAACGGCACGCCGCCCGCCTGGTTCGGCGCGGCCCTGCTGGGCGGCACCCTGCGAATCCTGTTCGAACGCTGGAACGTGGGCCGCGTGCAGCTGGGCGACGGTGGCCCTGTCCTCACGCGCCGCGCGTACTTCGGGCGACTGGGCCTGATCGGCGGCACCTGA
- a CDS encoding molybdopterin cofactor-binding domain-containing protein, giving the protein MYPFGTHIAVVEIDTDTGHVKLRNYGCIDDCGPLINPLIAEGQVHGGIAQGMGQALLEDAAYDEDGNFLAGTYMEYAMPRADDVPTFQIGHTVTPSPHNPLGVKGIGEAGTIASTAAVANAVMDALWHECGIAHLDMPYTAEKVWKAIRDARNQPQAADD; this is encoded by the coding sequence GTGTACCCCTTCGGTACGCACATCGCCGTCGTCGAGATCGACACCGATACCGGCCACGTGAAACTGCGCAACTACGGCTGCATCGACGACTGCGGCCCCCTGATCAACCCCCTGATCGCCGAGGGACAGGTGCACGGCGGCATCGCCCAGGGCATGGGTCAGGCCCTGCTGGAAGACGCCGCGTACGACGAGGACGGCAACTTCCTGGCCGGCACGTACATGGAGTACGCCATGCCCCGCGCCGACGACGTGCCCACCTTCCAGATCGGGCACACCGTCACGCCCAGCCCCCACAACCCCCTGGGCGTCAAGGGCATCGGCGAGGCCGGCACCATCGCCAGCACCGCCGCCGTCGCCAACGCCGTCATGGACGCCCTGTGGCACGAGTGCGGCATCGCGCACCTCGACATGCCCTACACCGCCGAGAAGGTCTGGAAGGCCATACGCGACGCCCGCAACCAGCCGCAGGCCGCCGACGACTGA
- a CDS encoding xanthine dehydrogenase family protein molybdopterin-binding subunit yields the protein MSDTRTEKYFGQALKRKEDPRFITGTGNYTDDIVIPGMLHAAMVRSPYAHAKLGGINRDSVTGMPGVVHVLTGQDVADAGLGSIPVGWLLPDLKTPAHPAIALTEANHVGDIVAVVIAETRAQAEDAAAALEVDYEALPAVSTASAAIADGAPLVHDDVPGNVAFNFEIGDEAATNEAFRGAARRVSVKLKNHRLVANPIEPRSSLAQFTPASGEYLLYTTSQNPHIHRLILAAFVMSIPEHKLRVVSPDVGGGFGTKIFQYQEEVIVLLAARLLGRAVKWTARRSEAFVSDAQGRDHETEAELALSDDGLILGFRVNTLANLGAYQTLFAPAVPTYLYATLLNGVYRMPAIHARVTGVMTNTVPVDAYRGAGRPEATYLVERIVDIAAHELNMDPAELRRKNFIGPDEFPYQTPVALVYDSGNYEPALDKAMTMMNYPALREEQQRMKGSNKILGVGLISFLEACGLAPSALVGQLGAQAGQWESSLVRVFPTGKVELYTGSHSHGQGHETAFPQIAADELQIPIEDIDLIHGDTGRMPYGWGTYGSRSAAVGGSALKVALQKITTKMKRIAAHLLEASVDDIEHEDGVFRIKGAPEKSKTFFDISLMAHLAHNYPRISNPVWKRPPSTTPRTSCTPSVRTSPSSRSTPIPAT from the coding sequence ATGAGCGACACCAGAACCGAGAAGTACTTCGGGCAGGCCCTCAAACGCAAGGAAGACCCGCGGTTCATCACGGGCACCGGCAACTACACCGACGACATCGTCATTCCCGGCATGCTGCACGCCGCGATGGTCCGCAGCCCCTACGCGCACGCGAAGTTGGGCGGCATCAACCGCGACTCCGTGACCGGCATGCCGGGCGTCGTTCACGTCCTGACCGGACAGGACGTCGCGGACGCCGGGCTGGGCAGCATCCCGGTCGGCTGGCTGCTGCCGGACCTGAAAACCCCCGCGCACCCCGCCATCGCCCTGACCGAGGCGAACCACGTCGGGGACATCGTGGCGGTCGTGATCGCCGAGACGCGCGCGCAGGCCGAGGACGCCGCCGCCGCCCTGGAAGTCGACTACGAGGCGCTGCCCGCCGTGTCCACCGCCAGCGCCGCCATCGCGGACGGTGCGCCGCTGGTGCATGACGACGTGCCGGGCAACGTGGCCTTCAACTTCGAGATCGGGGACGAGGCCGCCACCAACGAGGCCTTCAGGGGCGCCGCCCGCCGCGTCAGCGTGAAACTGAAAAACCACCGGCTGGTCGCCAACCCCATCGAGCCGCGCTCCAGCCTCGCGCAGTTCACGCCCGCCAGCGGCGAGTACCTGCTGTACACCACCAGCCAGAACCCCCACATTCACCGCCTGATCCTCGCGGCGTTCGTGATGAGCATCCCCGAACACAAGCTGCGCGTCGTCTCGCCGGACGTGGGCGGCGGCTTCGGCACCAAGATCTTCCAGTATCAGGAGGAAGTCATCGTGCTGCTCGCCGCGAGGCTGCTGGGCCGCGCCGTCAAGTGGACCGCGCGCCGCTCCGAGGCCTTCGTCAGCGACGCACAGGGCCGCGACCACGAGACCGAGGCGGAACTCGCCCTGAGCGACGACGGCCTGATCCTGGGCTTCCGCGTGAACACCCTGGCGAACCTCGGCGCGTACCAGACACTGTTCGCGCCCGCCGTGCCCACGTACCTGTACGCCACGCTCCTGAACGGCGTGTACCGCATGCCCGCCATTCACGCGCGGGTCACGGGCGTCATGACGAACACCGTGCCCGTCGACGCCTACCGCGGCGCGGGCCGCCCGGAAGCCACGTACCTCGTCGAGCGGATCGTGGACATCGCCGCGCACGAACTGAACATGGACCCCGCCGAACTGCGCCGCAAGAACTTCATCGGGCCCGACGAATTCCCGTACCAGACGCCCGTGGCCCTCGTGTACGACAGCGGCAACTACGAACCAGCCCTCGACAAGGCCATGACCATGATGAACTACCCGGCCCTGCGTGAGGAACAGCAGCGCATGAAAGGCAGCAACAAGATCCTGGGCGTCGGCCTGATCTCGTTCCTCGAAGCCTGCGGACTGGCCCCCAGCGCCCTCGTCGGGCAGCTCGGCGCGCAGGCCGGACAGTGGGAATCGAGCCTCGTGCGCGTGTTCCCCACCGGGAAGGTCGAGCTGTACACCGGCAGCCACAGCCACGGCCAGGGCCACGAGACCGCCTTCCCGCAGATCGCCGCCGACGAACTCCAGATTCCCATCGAGGACATCGACCTGATCCACGGCGACACCGGCCGCATGCCCTACGGCTGGGGCACCTACGGCAGCCGCAGCGCGGCGGTGGGCGGCAGCGCCCTGAAAGTCGCCCTGCAGAAGATCACCACCAAGATGAAGAGGATCGCCGCGCACCTGCTGGAAGCCAGCGTGGACGACATCGAGCACGAGGACGGCGTGTTCCGCATCAAGGGCGCGCCCGAGAAGAGCAAGACCTTCTTCGACATCTCCCTGATGGCCCACCTCGCGCACAACTACCCGAGGATCTCGAACCCGGTCTGGAAGCGACCGCCTTCTACGACCCCAAGAACTTCGTGTACCCCTTCGGTACGCACATCGCCGTCGTCGAGATCGACACCGATACCGGCCACGTGA
- a CDS encoding MliC family protein, whose amino-acid sequence MKRLTLALATLILGTAQAATPPVQVNYRVYQYTCAGGQNLKVYYVQFGDQPMFAMLDWKGQRHGLAQAISASGARYASLSGPAGARGGLQWWEHQGTATLSTFTGNSTTTTKTLLTGCKTPGR is encoded by the coding sequence ATGAAGCGACTGACCCTGGCCCTCGCCACCCTGATCCTCGGAACCGCGCAGGCCGCCACGCCGCCCGTGCAGGTGAACTACCGCGTCTACCAGTACACCTGCGCGGGCGGGCAGAACCTCAAAGTGTACTACGTGCAGTTCGGGGATCAGCCCATGTTCGCCATGCTCGACTGGAAGGGCCAGCGGCACGGACTGGCGCAGGCGATCAGCGCCAGCGGCGCCCGCTACGCCAGCCTCAGCGGCCCGGCCGGCGCACGCGGCGGGCTGCAATGGTGGGAGCATCAGGGCACGGCGACCCTCAGCACCTTTACCGGCAACAGCACCACCACCACCAAGACCCTCCTGACCGGCTGCAAGACCCCGGGGCGCTGA
- a CDS encoding DUF305 domain-containing protein — translation MAAGVLAALLLGGGALLALTPRQAPPTPHSAEATFVRGMIPHHAQAITMAQALRRRSGDRTLRSLALDIELGQQEQIRQMQGWLHLWNLPPVDPAAPLPAAHARLMGMASPTELTALNTRPVPEAETLFVQLMIRHHQGALIMARPALEAGVLPQVGLLARQITGTQRGEITTLSALLRRRAQTPLPPPPGLEPGSPAPTHHH, via the coding sequence ATGGCGGCGGGCGTGCTGGCGGCGCTGCTGCTGGGCGGCGGGGCGCTGCTGGCCCTCACGCCCCGGCAGGCACCGCCCACCCCGCACAGCGCCGAAGCGACATTCGTGCGCGGCATGATCCCTCACCACGCCCAGGCGATCACGATGGCGCAGGCCCTGCGGCGGCGCTCCGGGGACCGCACGCTGCGCTCACTGGCGCTGGACATCGAGCTGGGGCAGCAGGAACAGATCCGGCAGATGCAGGGCTGGCTGCACCTGTGGAACCTGCCGCCCGTGGACCCGGCCGCGCCCCTGCCCGCCGCGCACGCCCGCCTGATGGGCATGGCGTCACCCACCGAACTGACCGCCCTGAACACCCGGCCCGTCCCGGAAGCCGAAACGCTGTTCGTGCAACTGATGATCCGCCACCACCAGGGAGCGCTGATCATGGCGCGGCCCGCGCTGGAGGCCGGCGTGCTTCCGCAGGTGGGCCTGCTGGCGCGGCAGATCACGGGCACGCAACGCGGCGAGATCACCACCCTGAGCGCCCTGCTGCGGCGGCGCGCCCAGACCCCGCTGCCGCCCCCGCCGGGACTGGAGCCGGGCAGCCCGGCGCCCACGCACCACCACTGA
- a CDS encoding rhodanese-related sulfurtransferase — protein sequence MSAPHPAPSLPDVPSDPVAAPAFVVAALYQFRVVADPAGLRERLLPLGAAHGLCGTLIVASEGINGTVAGSRAGIDALRGALLAEGFTGLEYKEAGASEQPFRRFKVRVKAEIVTMGVPVEPTREAGQYVAPQDWNALISAPDVVVIDTRNRYEVKAGTFRGALDPGIDSFREFPAWLDAHAAELEGKRVAMFCTGGIRCEKSTSLLRQRGYADVFHLQGGILQYLEDVPEEDSRWDGECFVFDGRVTVGHGLREGGAVMCHSCGWPLDAQERADALFEEGVSCRHCHAQTTPEQKAAFRARQRHFDRQAATP from the coding sequence ATGTCTGCGCCCCACCCTGCCCCTTCCCTGCCCGACGTTCCCTCCGACCCGGTCGCCGCGCCCGCCTTCGTGGTGGCGGCGCTGTACCAGTTCCGGGTGGTGGCCGACCCGGCGGGCCTGCGCGAACGGCTGCTGCCGCTGGGGGCCGCGCACGGCCTGTGCGGCACGCTGATCGTGGCGTCCGAGGGCATCAACGGCACGGTCGCCGGGAGCCGCGCGGGCATCGACGCGCTGCGCGGGGCGCTGCTGGCCGAGGGCTTCACGGGCCTGGAGTACAAGGAAGCCGGGGCCAGCGAGCAGCCGTTCCGGCGGTTCAAGGTGCGCGTGAAGGCCGAAATCGTGACGATGGGCGTACCGGTCGAACCGACGCGCGAGGCCGGGCAGTACGTGGCCCCGCAGGACTGGAACGCCCTGATCAGCGCGCCGGACGTGGTCGTGATCGACACCCGCAACCGCTACGAGGTGAAGGCCGGGACGTTCCGGGGCGCGCTGGACCCTGGGATCGATTCGTTCCGGGAGTTCCCGGCGTGGCTGGACGCGCACGCCGCCGAGCTGGAAGGCAAACGCGTGGCGATGTTCTGCACGGGCGGCATCCGCTGCGAGAAGAGCACCAGCCTGCTGCGCCAGCGCGGGTACGCGGACGTGTTCCACCTGCAGGGCGGGATTCTGCAGTACCTGGAGGACGTGCCCGAGGAGGACAGCCGCTGGGACGGCGAGTGCTTCGTGTTCGACGGCCGCGTGACGGTCGGTCACGGGCTGCGTGAGGGCGGGGCCGTGATGTGCCACTCGTGCGGGTGGCCGCTGGACGCGCAGGAACGCGCGGACGCGCTGTTCGAGGAGGGCGTCAGCTGCCGTCACTGCCACGCGCAGACCACGCCGGAGCAGAAGGCGGCGTTCCGGGCGCGGCAACGGCACTTCGACCGGCAGGCTGCCACCCCGTGA
- a CDS encoding xanthine dehydrogenase family protein subunit M: protein MYPASFDYQKADSVDQAIAALAANPDLKLIAGGHSLLPAMKLRLAQPPALLDIWGIQEMKGIKRDGDWFVVGAMTTHAEVLRSDLPLFPEVAGWVGDPMVRNRGTIGGSLAHADPSADYPAAALALGVQFVIRGPDGERTVDADDMFVGMFESAVQPGELLTHIRVPATIQASAYEKFRHPASHYAVVGLAVARHASGEVRAAYTGAAERAHRLPALEEAVKGGHAVPTGLVEAGDLLGDRFASAEYRAHLVDVLAARALERLG from the coding sequence ATGTATCCAGCCAGCTTCGATTACCAGAAAGCCGACAGTGTCGATCAGGCCATCGCCGCGCTCGCCGCGAACCCGGACCTGAAACTCATCGCCGGGGGCCACAGCCTGCTGCCCGCCATGAAACTGCGGCTGGCGCAGCCGCCCGCCCTGCTGGACATCTGGGGCATTCAGGAGATGAAAGGCATCAAGCGCGACGGCGACTGGTTCGTGGTGGGCGCCATGACTACCCACGCCGAGGTGCTGCGCAGCGACCTGCCGCTGTTCCCCGAGGTGGCCGGCTGGGTCGGTGACCCGATGGTCCGCAACCGGGGCACCATCGGCGGCTCCCTGGCCCACGCCGACCCCAGCGCCGACTACCCCGCCGCCGCGCTGGCGCTGGGCGTGCAGTTCGTCATTCGCGGCCCCGACGGCGAACGCACCGTGGACGCCGACGACATGTTCGTCGGGATGTTCGAGAGTGCCGTGCAGCCGGGCGAACTCCTCACGCACATCCGCGTTCCCGCCACCATCCAGGCCAGCGCCTACGAGAAGTTCCGGCACCCCGCCAGCCACTACGCCGTCGTGGGGCTGGCCGTCGCCCGCCACGCCAGCGGCGAGGTCCGCGCCGCGTACACCGGCGCGGCCGAACGCGCCCACCGCCTCCCCGCGCTGGAAGAGGCCGTGAAGGGCGGCCACGCCGTTCCCACCGGTCTCGTCGAGGCGGGCGACCTGCTTGGCGACCGCTTCGCCAGCGCCGAGTACCGCGCGCACCTCGTGGATGTCCTGGCCGCGCGCGCCCTCGAACGCCTCGGCTGA
- a CDS encoding transcription-repair coupling factor, which yields MTVAAPNLSKLLPAAPPGNLLLLPQVARAALFAAFPGPAVLLTTPDRLGSYVTAGVLGAPVSVNPGLRDWDARHEHVVLDVNTALDLFPSRPEDHALTLRVGSNYPREELLSRLERLGYERGEEPGFEIQGDTLELRLAPGLGLPAEAEEGVWVRAEFFGDELDTLRFLKPGALTGEKAQSFTLEPTAEYLTATKWDATRLELLPGRVFLDSPEFYASALGVLIDTLWPKLAGREITSFGRTALALPDLDTGLTTLPFYRARLGDLERDVNEWRGANYRVMILVRHDRTAAYLADKLLGTHEIPWLKVPRVPQGGLGFLRAAGEGGFVIPEHNTVILTEDLIYGFQGGSALRGKRLNGKPVTDALGLHVGDYLIHPEHGIGQFEGLETRKVLGVTRDYLNLTYRGGARLSVPIEQLPVLRRHPGTTDDPPSLSSFDKKDWAKAKEKARKNAEAVAAKLLVQYAARQVTPGNAFPAQPDWDDQIEKNFSFELTADQKTALKETMRDLEKANPADRLISGDVGFGKTEVALRAAHRVVGHGKQVAVLVPTTLLAEQHTSTFVERFKGMPVRVEGLSRFTTPQQARSILADAAAGKVDILIGTHRLLSGDVQFRDLGLIIVDEEHRFGVGQKEKLRALRGLPPTAKDGKIDIPEDARAVDTLALSATPIPRTLYMSMVGLRDMSSIQTPPKGRKPIQTVLAPFDPITVRDAILTEIERGGKVFYIHDRIASIGARSLYLRNLVPEARIGVAHGRMNEEELEEIMLGFEQGAFDVLLATTIVETGLDIPEANTILIERSDRLGLAQLYQLRGRVGRRAQTAYAYLFYPPRMTENAQRRLWAIADLQDLGSGHLLAEKDMEIRGVGNILGEEQHGHVQAVSIDVYTELLAEAVAKLKGEKIDAPTTISIDLPIDARLSPEYFLTADGKSDEEARIATYGRLSESRTLQAISRVERDLRKKYGPPTPEVQNFIDLAKLRLTAAARRVLSIGETMTQIQITFAYKTLDYDAPGLRAFPFKTEVVTFPPSVKLEKRGIKPNDYARTLIDLLGYFG from the coding sequence GTGACTGTTGCTGCGCCGAACCTGTCGAAACTTCTGCCTGCCGCCCCGCCCGGTAATCTGCTGCTGCTGCCGCAGGTGGCGCGGGCGGCGCTGTTCGCGGCGTTCCCCGGCCCGGCCGTGCTGCTGACCACCCCGGACCGCCTGGGCAGTTACGTCACGGCGGGAGTGCTGGGCGCGCCGGTCAGCGTGAACCCCGGCCTGCGTGACTGGGACGCCCGCCACGAGCATGTGGTGCTGGACGTGAACACGGCGCTGGACCTGTTCCCGTCCCGCCCGGAGGATCACGCGCTGACGCTGCGGGTCGGGTCGAACTACCCGCGTGAGGAGTTGCTGTCGCGCCTGGAACGCCTGGGTTACGAGCGCGGGGAAGAGCCGGGGTTCGAGATTCAGGGGGACACGCTGGAACTGCGGCTCGCGCCGGGCCTGGGCCTGCCGGCCGAGGCGGAGGAGGGCGTGTGGGTGCGCGCCGAGTTCTTCGGGGACGAGCTGGACACCCTGCGCTTCCTGAAGCCGGGTGCGCTGACGGGCGAGAAGGCGCAGAGCTTCACGCTGGAACCCACCGCCGAGTACCTGACGGCAACGAAGTGGGACGCCACCCGCCTGGAACTGCTGCCGGGGCGGGTGTTCCTGGACTCGCCGGAGTTCTACGCCTCGGCGCTGGGCGTGCTGATCGACACGCTGTGGCCGAAACTCGCGGGGCGCGAGATCACCAGTTTCGGCCGCACGGCGCTGGCCCTGCCGGACCTGGATACCGGCCTGACCACGCTGCCGTTCTACCGCGCGCGCCTGGGCGACCTGGAACGCGACGTGAACGAGTGGCGGGGGGCGAACTACCGCGTGATGATCCTGGTGCGGCACGACCGCACCGCCGCGTACCTCGCGGATAAACTGCTCGGCACCCACGAGATTCCCTGGCTGAAGGTGCCGCGCGTGCCGCAGGGTGGCCTGGGCTTCCTGCGCGCGGCCGGTGAGGGCGGCTTCGTCATTCCCGAGCACAACACGGTGATCCTGACCGAGGACCTGATCTACGGTTTCCAGGGCGGCAGCGCCCTGCGCGGCAAGCGCCTGAACGGCAAGCCCGTCACGGACGCGCTGGGCCTGCACGTCGGCGATTACCTGATTCACCCCGAGCACGGCATCGGGCAGTTCGAGGGCCTGGAGACCCGCAAGGTGCTGGGCGTCACGCGCGACTACCTGAACCTGACCTACCGGGGCGGCGCCCGCCTGAGCGTGCCCATCGAGCAACTGCCCGTCCTGCGCCGCCACCCCGGTACCACCGACGACCCGCCCTCCCTGAGTTCCTTCGACAAGAAGGACTGGGCGAAAGCCAAGGAGAAGGCCCGCAAGAACGCCGAGGCGGTCGCCGCGAAACTGCTCGTGCAGTACGCGGCGCGGCAGGTCACGCCCGGCAACGCCTTCCCCGCGCAACCCGACTGGGACGACCAGATCGAGAAGAACTTCAGTTTCGAACTGACCGCCGATCAGAAAACCGCCCTGAAAGAAACCATGCGCGACCTGGAGAAAGCCAACCCCGCCGACCGCCTCATCTCGGGCGACGTGGGCTTCGGGAAGACCGAGGTGGCCCTGCGCGCCGCTCACCGCGTCGTCGGGCACGGCAAGCAGGTCGCGGTCCTCGTGCCCACCACGCTGCTGGCCGAGCAGCACACCAGCACCTTCGTGGAACGCTTCAAGGGCATGCCGGTGCGGGTGGAGGGCCTGTCGCGCTTCACGACGCCGCAACAGGCGCGCAGCATCCTCGCGGACGCCGCCGCCGGCAAGGTGGACATCCTGATCGGCACGCACCGCCTCCTGAGCGGCGACGTGCAGTTCCGCGACCTGGGCCTGATCATCGTCGACGAGGAACACCGCTTCGGCGTCGGCCAGAAGGAGAAACTCCGCGCGCTGCGGGGCCTGCCGCCCACCGCCAAGGACGGCAAGATCGACATCCCCGAGGACGCCCGCGCCGTGGACACCCTGGCGCTGTCCGCCACGCCCATCCCCCGCACGCTGTACATGAGCATGGTCGGCCTGCGCGACATGAGTTCCATCCAGACGCCGCCCAAGGGCCGCAAACCCATCCAGACGGTCCTCGCGCCCTTCGATCCCATCACGGTGCGCGACGCGATCCTCACGGAAATCGAGCGGGGTGGCAAGGTCTTCTACATCCACGACCGCATCGCCAGCATCGGCGCGCGCAGCCTCTACCTGCGCAACCTCGTGCCCGAAGCCCGCATCGGCGTGGCGCACGGCCGCATGAACGAGGAAGAACTCGAGGAGATCATGCTCGGCTTCGAGCAGGGCGCCTTCGACGTGCTGCTCGCCACCACCATCGTCGAAACCGGCCTGGACATCCCCGAAGCGAACACCATCCTGATCGAACGCAGCGACCGCCTCGGCCTCGCCCAGCTGTACCAGCTGCGTGGCCGCGTGGGCCGCCGCGCCCAGACCGCGTACGCGTACCTGTTCTACCCGCCCCGCATGACCGAGAACGCCCAGCGCCGCCTGTGGGCCATCGCGGACCTCCAGGACCTCGGCAGCGGGCACCTGCTGGCCGAGAAGGACATGGAGATCCGCGGCGTGGGCAACATCCTCGGCGAGGAACAGCACGGGCACGTGCAGGCCGTCAGTATCGACGTGTACACCGAACTGCTGGCCGAGGCCGTCGCCAAACTCAAGGGCGAGAAGATCGACGCCCCCACCACCATCAGCATCGACCTGCCCATCGACGCCCGCCTGTCGCCCGAGTACTTTCTTACCGCCGACGGCAAAAGCGACGAGGAAGCCCGCATCGCCACCTACGGCCGCCTCAGCGAGAGCCGCACCCTCCAGGCCATCAGCCGCGTCGAACGCGACCTCCGCAAAAAATACGGCCCCCCCACCCCCGAAGTGCAGAACTTCATCGACCTCGCCAAACTCCGCCTCACCGCCGCCGCCCGCCGCGTCCTGAGCATCGGCGAGACCATGACCCAGATCCAGATCACCTTCGCGTACAAGACCCTCGACTACGACGCACCCGGCCTGCGCGCCTTCCCCTTCAAGACCGAAGTCGTCACCTTCCCGCCCAGCGTGAAACTCGAAAAACGCGGCATCAAACCCAACGATTACGCCCGCACGCTGATCGACCTGCTCGGGTACTTCGGGTAG